In Serratia liquefaciens ATCC 27592, the genomic stretch TGCGGGTGCAGGCCGATGATGGGTTGCAAATAAAACGTCTGGAAATTGAATAACTGAAAGGAGAAAGAACATGTGCAGCACTTGCGGTTGTGCCCATGGGGAAATGACGATTGAAGGGCAAGCAAAGGTACCGTTTCGCCCGCAGCGGCCTCTGCAGGGGGACCTGCATTATGGACTGGGATTGGCGGGCACCCATGCGCCGGGCATCAGCCAGCGGCGAATGCTGGAAATAGAAACCCGGGTGTTGGATAAAAACGATCGTCTGGCCGAACGTAATCGCCAGTATTTTGCCGAGCAACACATCCTGGCGTTGAATCTGGTTTCCAGCCCCGGTTCTGGCAAAACCACCTTGCTGACCGAAACCCTGCTGCGGCTGCGCGGGATGCGTGAGTGCGCGGTGGTGGAAGGAGACCAGCAAACCACCAACGATGCCGAACGTATCCGCGCCACCGGCGTGCCGGCGATCCAGGTCAATACCGGCAAAGGCTGTCATCTGGATGCGCAAATGGTTCACGAAGCCGCCCAGCGTCTGGAGCTCAAAACCAGCAGCCTGCTGTTTATCGAAAATGTCGGCAACCTGGTTTGCCCAGCCAGCTTCGATCTGGGGGAGCGGCACAAGGTGGCGGTGCTGTCGGTCACCGAAGGGGAAGACAAGCCCCTCAAGTACCCGCATATGTTCGCCGCCGCACGTCTGATGCTGCTGAACAAGGTCGATCTGCTGCCGTACTTGAAGTTTGATCTGGCCGCCTGTATCGCCAATGCCCGTCAGGTTAATCCCGACATCGAGATAATTACCCTTTCTGCGACTCAGGGGGAAGGGATGGATCAGTGGTTGGCCTGGCTGGAGCGACAGCTATGTGCATAGGGATCCCCGGGCAGATCGTGGCGTTGGATCAACACCAGCCTCAGCACGCCTGGGCCGACGTCTGCGGCGTGCAGCGCGAAGTGAATATCGCATTGGTTTGCCGGGAGGGTGAACCCAAAGAAGCGATGCTGGGGTGTTGGGTATTGATTCACGTGGGCTTTGCGATGAGCCGCCTCGATCAACAAGAGGCCGAGGATATGCTGGCAGCACTGCAGGCGATGGGGGAAGTGGAACAGGACGTGGCGCTGTTTTTGGCGGGGGAGGATAACCATGGATTACGTAGATGAATTTCGCGATCCGCAGCGGGTAAAGAAACTGCTGCAACATATCTGGCACCGCGCCGCACAGTTGCCGTTTACCGCCGAACGACCGCTGCAAATCATGGAGGTGTGTGGTGGCCATACCCATGCGATATTCCGCTTTGGCCTGGACAAGCTGCTGCCGGCGCAAATCGAATTCATTCATGGCCCCGGCTGCCCGGTTTGCGTTTTACCTATGGGGCGCATCGACGCCTGCTGCGAAATCGCCGAGCACCCCGAAGTGATTTTTTGCACCTTCGGCGATGCGCTGCGGGTGCCAGGACAGCAGGGGTCTTTACTGCAGGCGCGCGAGCGCGGGGCCGACGTGCGCGTGGTCTACTCACCGCTGGATGCCCTGATGCTGGCGCGGCTAAATCCGCAACGGCAGGTGGTGTTCTTCGCGCTGGGTTTTGAAACCACCATGCCGGTCACGGCGATCACCCTGCAACAGGCGCGGCAGGAAGGCCTGGACAACTTCAGCGTATTTTGTCAGCACATCAGCCTGATCCCCACCTTGCGCAGCCTGCTGCAACAGCCGGATATACGCATTGACGGTTTTCTGGCACCCGGCCACGTCAGCATGGTGATAGGCACCGAGCCCTATCATTTTATCAGCAGGCAATACCACAAACCCCTGGTAGTGACCGGCTTTGAGCCACTGGATATCTTGCAAGGGGTGCTGATGCTGGTCGAGCAGTTTCTTGGCCGACAAAGCCAAACCGAAAACCAATACCGGCGGGTGGTACCGGAACAGGGCAACCGGCTGGCACAGCAGGCGATGAGCGAAGTTTTTGTCCTGGGAGGCGGCAGCGAATGGCGCGGGCTGGGCACCATTGCCGACTCAGGCATTGCCCTCACGCCAGGCTACCAGGCTTTTGATGCCGAACGTCGTTTTCGTCCGCAGCGGCGGCAAGTGGCTGACGATCCGCGATCCCGCTGCGGAGACGTGCTCACCGGGCGATGCAAACCGCGCGACTGTCCGCTGTTTGGTCGCGGTTGTACGCCACAAAACGCGTTTGGCGCGCTGATGGTCTCGTCCGAAGGAGCCTGCGCCGCCTGGTACCAATATCGCCGTGAAACAGAGGAGACGCCGGCATGAATAACGTGATTACTATGGCTCATGGCAGCGGTGGTGCTGCCATGCAGCAATTGCTGGATGATCTTTTCCTGCCGGCCTTTGCCAACCCGCAGTTGGATCAGCGAGAAGATCAGGCCCGGTTGGATTTGGCCGAGTTAACGCAGCAGGGCGATCGGCTGGCGTTTACCACCGACAGTTACGTGATTGACCCGATTTTCTTTCCGGGCGGTGACATAGGCAAGCTGGCCATCTGCGGTACGGCCAACGATCTGGCGGTAAGCGGCGCGTTGCCGCGCTATCTTTCCTGCGGCTTTATTCTCGAAGAAGGCTTGCCGCTGCCCGAGTTACAACGCGTGGTCGCCTCGATGGCCGCCACCGCGCAGCAGGCCGGTATTCGCATTGCCACCGGGGATACCAAGGTAGTGCAGCGTGGCGCAGCCGACAAAGTATTTATCAATACCGCCGGTATCGGGGTGATCCCGTCCGGTCTGAACTGGGCGGCGCAAAATATCCGCGTCGGCGATGCCGTGATTGTCAGCGGCACCCTCGGGGATCACGGGGCAACTATTCTCAACCTGCGCGAAAAGTTGGGTATGTCTCTGGGCGTGATCAGCGACTGCGCGGTGTTAACGCCGTTAATTGAGCCATTACGTGCCATTGACGGTGTGCGGGCGATGCGTGATGCGACCCGTGGCGGGGTGAATGCCATTTTGCATGAGTTCTCACGTGCGGCCGGCGTGGGTGTCGAGGTGCAAGAAAGCCTGTTGCCGATCGCCCCGGCAGTGCGTGGCATTTGTGAATTGCTGGGGTTGGACGCCATTAATTTTGCCAACGAGGGAAAACTGGTGGTCGTGGCCGCACCGCAAGCCGCACAGAACGTGCTCAGTGCCTTGCGTGCTCACCCATTGGGCGCGGATGCGGCGCTGATTGGTACA encodes the following:
- the hypB gene encoding hydrogenase nickel incorporation protein HypB; the protein is MCSTCGCAHGEMTIEGQAKVPFRPQRPLQGDLHYGLGLAGTHAPGISQRRMLEIETRVLDKNDRLAERNRQYFAEQHILALNLVSSPGSGKTTLLTETLLRLRGMRECAVVEGDQQTTNDAERIRATGVPAIQVNTGKGCHLDAQMVHEAAQRLELKTSSLLFIENVGNLVCPASFDLGERHKVAVLSVTEGEDKPLKYPHMFAAARLMLLNKVDLLPYLKFDLAACIANARQVNPDIEIITLSATQGEGMDQWLAWLERQLCA
- the hypC gene encoding HypC/HybG/HupF family hydrogenase formation chaperone, with the protein product MCIGIPGQIVALDQHQPQHAWADVCGVQREVNIALVCREGEPKEAMLGCWVLIHVGFAMSRLDQQEAEDMLAALQAMGEVEQDVALFLAGEDNHGLRR
- the hypD gene encoding hydrogenase formation protein HypD, whose product is MDYVDEFRDPQRVKKLLQHIWHRAAQLPFTAERPLQIMEVCGGHTHAIFRFGLDKLLPAQIEFIHGPGCPVCVLPMGRIDACCEIAEHPEVIFCTFGDALRVPGQQGSLLQARERGADVRVVYSPLDALMLARLNPQRQVVFFALGFETTMPVTAITLQQARQEGLDNFSVFCQHISLIPTLRSLLQQPDIRIDGFLAPGHVSMVIGTEPYHFISRQYHKPLVVTGFEPLDILQGVLMLVEQFLGRQSQTENQYRRVVPEQGNRLAQQAMSEVFVLGGGSEWRGLGTIADSGIALTPGYQAFDAERRFRPQRRQVADDPRSRCGDVLTGRCKPRDCPLFGRGCTPQNAFGALMVSSEGACAAWYQYRRETEETPA
- the hypE gene encoding hydrogenase expression/formation protein HypE codes for the protein MNNVITMAHGSGGAAMQQLLDDLFLPAFANPQLDQREDQARLDLAELTQQGDRLAFTTDSYVIDPIFFPGGDIGKLAICGTANDLAVSGALPRYLSCGFILEEGLPLPELQRVVASMAATAQQAGIRIATGDTKVVQRGAADKVFINTAGIGVIPSGLNWAAQNIRVGDAVIVSGTLGDHGATILNLREKLGMSLGVISDCAVLTPLIEPLRAIDGVRAMRDATRGGVNAILHEFSRAAGVGVEVQESLLPIAPAVRGICELLGLDAINFANEGKLVVVAAPQAAQNVLSALRAHPLGADAALIGTVTEGRQVRLQGAYGISRLLDLPHAEPLPRIC